In the genome of Pempheris klunzingeri isolate RE-2024b chromosome 3, fPemKlu1.hap1, whole genome shotgun sequence, one region contains:
- the LOC139198744 gene encoding zinc finger protein GLIS2-like — MLSLDEPLDLKLPSGRTDGPVRLGKRACPSSICAPLSATRPRLLCTTFPSPPSSPDSQSSSQERPRSCFSPPAMDLSLSPSSRHASSLSLSLSPSPSSPSSLSPSSPMDSPHSSSSPQPHIFSREPARHRGVEGGASPQGYPFYLPIGSPPRAYSFPPMFIGQNRDKQVSPEPSLDGQLACRWMKCHLLFDSLQDLVDHINDFHVKPEKDSGYCCQWEGCARNGRGFNARYKMLIHIRTHTNEKPHHCPTCNKSFSRLENLKIHTRSHTGEKPYICPYEGCSKRYSNSSDRFKHTRTHYVDKPYYCKMAGCMKRYTDPSSLRKHIKAHGHFVAQEQGGPSRLGMGLGLLGNQSAAELPSVGGAHIIIPGAAAALLGGLGASLPLSAFCHARALGHHGAPLFSMGGRGSGIGPLGLSDSPLLHFGLSAASMLGLGALGQMAGRETEGEDEEEEGEEGEVLNLSAGVGPRRSDSLSWVVVPPRALLLKPAVVS, encoded by the exons ATGCTGTCATTGGATGAGCCGCTGGACCTGAAGCTTCCCTCAGGACGGACAGATGGTCCAGTGAGATTAGGAAAGAGGGCGTGTCCGTCCTCTATCTGTGCCCCTCTGAGCGCCACACGACCACGCCTGCTATGCACAACCTTCCCatctccaccctcctccccaG ACTCCCAGTCTTCCTCTCAAGAACGACCCAGGTCCTGCTTCAGTCCTCCAGCCATGGACCTCAGCCTGTCACCCTCCTCCCGCCatgcctcctccctctccctctccctctccccgtctccttcctccccttcctccctctccccttcctcACCCATGGACTcccctcacagcagcagcagccctcagcCACATATCTTCTCACGG GAACCAGCTCGTCATCGAGGTGTGGAAGGTGGAGCTTCACCACAGGGTTATCCATTTTATCTGCCGATCGGAAGCCCACCGAGGGCGTACAGCTTTCCCCCCATGTTCATTGGCCAGAACAGAGATAAGCAAGTTTCACCAGAGCCCTCACTGGATGGTCAGCTGGCCTGCCGTTGGATGAAG TGCCACCTGCTGTTCGACTCGCTGCAGGACTTGGTGGATCACATCAACGACTTCCATGTCAAGCCTGAAAAGGATTCAGGGTACTGCTGCCAGTGGGAGGGCTGTGCTCGCAACGGGAGGGGCTTCAATGCCAG gTACAAAATGCTGATTCACATTCGCACTCACACTAATGAGAAGCCACACCATTGTCCCACCTGTAACAAGAGCTTCTCACGTCTGGAGAACCTGAAGATACACACCCGCTCACACACAG GAGAAAAACCCTACATCTGCCCTTATGAAGGCTGCAGCAAGCGTTACTCCAACTCTAGCGACCGCTTCAAACACACTCGCACCCACTACGTTGACAAGCCTTACTACTGCAAGATGGCAGGCTGCATGAAGCGCTACACAGATCCCAGCTCGCTAAGGAAGCACATCAAGGCCCACGGGCACTTTGTTGCTCAGGAGCAAGGTGGTCCGAGCAGGCTGGGGATGGGGCTGGGTCTGCTGGGTAACCAGAGCGCGGCTGAACTACCATCTGTAGGCGGGGCCCACATCATCATCCCTggggctgctgcagctcttctcGGGGGCCTTGGGGCCTCTTTGCCTCTCTCAGCTTTCTGCCATGCCAGAGCCCTGGGTCACCACGGGGCACCGCTCTTCTCCATGGGTGGAAGAGGCAGCGGCATCGGGCCGCTCGGCCTCTCGGACTCTCCTCTGTTACATTTCGGACTTTCAGCTGCATCGATGTTAGGGCTGGGAGCTCTGGGACAGATGGCAGGGAGGGAGACGGAAGGcgaagacgaagaggaggaaggagaggagggggaagtgCTGAACCTGTCTGCGGGGGTGGGACCCAGGCGAAGTGATTCTTTGTCCTGGGTGGTTGTTCCCCCGAGGGCGCTCCTCCTCAAACCAGCCGTTGTCAGTTAG
- the LOC139199089 gene encoding beta-1,3-galactosyltransferase 2-like gives MIIFIYLNFDEKLLRWATSGFSRAPSSPQDPGPYHVAYPRNYKFIMDDKLACKSATFVVVMVPVAPSNVAAREAIRKTWGSEKLVLGQLVETFFMLGLPGGADAGQQQEKLKQENLQHHDLIQSDFQDSYHNLTIKTMMMLEWLTAHCSKASYAIKIDSDVLLHVQNLVKLLLDPGTAKQNYMTGLVWWHSPVLRNPFNKFYMPRDVIAEPEYPPYPLGMSYVMSSDLPAKLLGVSPLIKPIHIEDAYLGMCLKRVGISPTDPPEENMFIVDPRHPLSDCSLSKVIAVTTTSIPQMTSYWQRSKEPGAKC, from the coding sequence ATGATAATCTTCATCTATCTCAATTTTGACGAGAAACTCCTGCGCTGGGCCACTTCAGGCTTCAGCAGAGCACCATCATCACCTCAGGATCCTGGGCCGTATCATGTGGCCTATCCGCGGAACTACAAATTCATAATGGATGACAAGTTGGCGTGTAAGAGCGCGACTTTCGTGGTCGTGATGGTTCCGGTTGCACCCAGCAACGTGGCCGCTCGGGAGGCCATCCGGAAGACGTGGGGAAGTGAGAAACTGGTTCTGGGTCAGCTGGTGGAGACTTTCTTCATGCTGGGCCTGCCTGGAGGAGCTGACGctgggcagcagcaggagaagctcAAACAGGAGAACCTGCAGCACCACGATTTGATCCAGAGTGACTTCCAGGACAGCTACCACAATCTGACCATCAAGACGATGATGATGCTGGAGTGGCTCACTGCGCATTGTTCCAAGGCTTCCTATGCCATAAAGATTGACTCTGATGTCTTACTTCATGTCCAGAATTTGGTGAAACTGTTGCTGGATCCTGGCACGGCCAAACAAAACTACATGACAGGTTTGGTGTGGTGGCACAGCCCGGTTTTAAGAAACCCATTCAACAAGTTCTACATGCCGAGAGATGTGATTGCGGAGCCAGAGTACCCCCCGTATCCTCTGGGCATGTCCTACGTCATGTCCTCGGACCTGCCTGCGAAGCTCCTGGGGGTCTCTCCTCTGATTAAACCTATCCACATTGAGGACGCCTACCTGGGTATGTGCCTAAAACGAGTGGGTATTTCCCCCACTGACCCGCCTGAAGAGAATATGTTTATCGTTGACCCCCGGCATCCTCTGAGCGACTGCAGCCTGTCAAAAGTGATCGCCGTGACAACGACAAGCATCCCACAGATGACGAGTTACTGGCAGAGGAGCAAAGAGCCGGGAGCTAAATGCTGa
- the LOC139198746 gene encoding beta-1,3-galactosyltransferase 5-like, protein MGVPETDSGANGLKRQLVEILHCQKKPLLHSWFQFLLLSSLVLFTLCYTLSSYSPSWWESFALQDHYHRFLNRTNQVYLPPPFRIHPKHRVKPNETLGAAELATVPPTGTQYHQAYPRNYHFIMDNTEACKNNTPFLVLMVPVAPKNVAARDAIRQTWGRDRLVQGEVVLTLFMLGLSRGADAEQLKQENQQHHDLIQSDFIDSYLNLTIKTMVIMDWLATRCPTAAYAMKIDSDMFLNIDNLVIMLQKPGIPKLNYLTGMLMWSRSVIRSKSSKWYVPEEMYPEATYPTYVLGMGYIISNDLPEKFVEVSKSIKPFNIEDAYIGMCIKKLGLGPTSPPNPSQFKTYNTRYDRCEFSRIITYILGSSQNLVKYWADLKKPGPPC, encoded by the exons ATGGGGGTCCCAGAGACCGACTCAGGTGCGAACGGGCTGAAAAG ACAACTTGTGGAGATCCTGCATTGTCAGAAGAAGCCTTTGTTACACTCCTGGTTCCAGTTCCTGCTCCTGTCTAGTCTAGTACTCTTCACTTTGTGTTACACTCTGTCCAGCTACTCTCCTTCGTGGTGGGAGAGCTTTGCACTCCAAGACCACTACCATAGGTTTCTCAATCGGACCAATCAGGTCTATCTACCTCCTCCTTTTCGTATCCATCCAAAACACAGAGTTAAACCAAATGAAACCCTTGGAGCTGCAGAACTCGCTACTGTACCACCTACAGGCACTCAGTACCACCAAGCCTACCCACGCAACTACCACTTTATCATGGATAACACAGAGGCATGCAAGAACAACACTCCTTTCCTGGTCCTGATGGTTCCAGTGGCACCAAAGAACGTGGCAGCTCGGGACGCCATCCGGCAGACATGGGGCAGAGACCGCCTGGTTCAGGGCGAGGTGGTGCTTACTCTCTTCATGCTGGGCCTGTCTAGAGGAGCTGATGCTGAGCAGCTCAAACAGGAGAATCAGCAGCACCACGACTTGATCCAGAGTGACTTTATTGACTCTTATCTCAATCTGACCATCAAAACCATGGTGATCATGGACTGGCTGGCCACTCGCTGCCCCACCGCAGCGTACGCCATGAAGATCGACTCGGACATGTTCCTGAACATCGACAACTTGGTGATCATGCTACAGAAGCCGGGGATTCCCAAGCTGAACTACCTGACCGGGATGCTCATGTGGAGCAGGTCGGTCATCCGTTCGAAGAGCTCCAAGTGGTACGTCCCTGAGGAGATGTACCCAGAAGCCACGTACCCGACCTACGTTCTGGGTATGGGGTATATTATCTCCAACGACCTTCCAGAGAAATTTGTGGAGGtctcaaaatcaatcaaaccCTTTAACATAGAGGATGCTTATATTGGAATGTGTATAAAAAAGTTAGGACTTGGACCCACATCACCGCCAAATCCCTCCCAGTTCAAGACCTATAACACAAGATATGATCGCTGTGAATTCTCCAGGATCATCACCTACATCCTTGGGTCTTCGCAAAACTTGGTGAAATACTGGGCAGACTTAAAGAAGCCTGGACCACCTTGTTAG